A region from the Azospirillum thermophilum genome encodes:
- a CDS encoding helix-turn-helix domain-containing protein — protein MPIIVTLDVMLAVRKVKSKDLAEQVGITEANLSLLKQGKVKGVRFETLAAICRYLDCQPGDLLRYVPDEEAPGEGG, from the coding sequence ATGCCCATCATCGTCACGCTCGACGTCATGCTCGCCGTCCGCAAGGTCAAGTCCAAGGACCTGGCCGAGCAGGTCGGCATCACCGAGGCCAACCTGTCGCTGCTGAAGCAGGGCAAGGTGAAGGGCGTGCGGTTCGAGACGCTGGCCGCCATCTGCCGCTACCTCGACTGCCAGCCCGGCGACCTCCTGCGCTACGTCCCGGATGAGGAGGCGCCGGGGGAGGGCGGCTGA
- a CDS encoding DUF2975 domain-containing protein — protein sequence MSADPLGFQVPLARIRLVSRLMAAGCLAALVVTPLLVCWWWATADVADLYISVTQGSWPAPGRPYPPLDPWQRAAGCLLTLIPVGVTMAGLVRARRCFALFADGVYFDLRVVAGLRGFAGLSALATALGFVVQAPASALLSLQNPAGERFVTLGIGSGQIYPLFFAGMVWLIAAVMAQAVAIARENAEFI from the coding sequence ATGTCCGCCGATCCGTTGGGCTTCCAGGTTCCCTTGGCCCGCATCCGTCTGGTCAGCCGCCTGATGGCGGCCGGCTGCCTCGCCGCCCTGGTGGTGACGCCGCTGCTGGTCTGCTGGTGGTGGGCGACCGCCGACGTGGCCGACCTCTACATCTCCGTCACCCAGGGGAGCTGGCCGGCGCCCGGCCGGCCCTATCCGCCGCTCGATCCCTGGCAGCGGGCGGCCGGCTGCCTGCTCACCCTGATCCCGGTGGGGGTGACGATGGCCGGCCTCGTCCGGGCGCGGCGCTGCTTCGCGCTGTTCGCCGACGGGGTCTATTTCGACCTGCGGGTGGTGGCGGGGCTGCGCGGCTTCGCCGGCCTGTCGGCGCTGGCGACGGCGCTGGGCTTCGTGGTCCAGGCGCCGGCCAGCGCGCTGCTGTCCCTGCAGAATCCGGCGGGCGAGCGCTTCGTCACGCTCGGCATCGGCTCGGGGCAGATCTATCCGCTGTTCTTTGCCGGCATGGTGTGGCTGATTGCGGCGGTGATGGCGCAGGCCGTCGCCATCGCCCGCGAAAATGCCGAGTTCATCTAG
- a CDS encoding S49 family peptidase produces MSLHDLLAKLPVGPWRKAGPVVSVLPLSGAIGDFGPLRRSLTFARLAPLIERAFAPKRQAAVALIVNSPGGSPVQSALIAKRIRDLSEEKKVPVFAFCEDVAASGGYWLACAADEIWADESSIVGSIGVVSSGFGLQELIARHGIERRLYTAGDRKVLLDPFLPERADGVEHLKALQAEVHESFKAMVRARRGARLAGPEEELFSGAFWAGRRAKALGLIDGIGDARTVLRGRFGEKVRLRVVHEEQGLLRRAGLRAAGAGTGGPDIAALAAALPGAALATVEERALWARFGL; encoded by the coding sequence ATGAGCCTGCACGACCTCCTCGCGAAACTCCCCGTCGGCCCCTGGCGCAAGGCCGGGCCGGTGGTGTCCGTCCTGCCCCTGTCGGGCGCCATCGGCGATTTCGGACCGCTGCGCCGCAGCCTGACCTTCGCCCGGCTGGCCCCGCTGATCGAGCGCGCCTTCGCGCCCAAGCGGCAGGCGGCGGTGGCGCTGATCGTCAACTCCCCCGGCGGGTCGCCGGTGCAGTCGGCGCTGATCGCCAAGCGCATCCGCGACCTGTCGGAGGAGAAGAAAGTGCCGGTCTTCGCCTTCTGCGAGGACGTGGCGGCGTCGGGCGGCTATTGGCTGGCCTGCGCGGCGGACGAGATCTGGGCCGACGAGAGCTCCATCGTCGGGTCGATCGGCGTGGTCTCCTCCGGCTTCGGGCTGCAGGAGCTGATCGCCCGCCACGGCATCGAGCGGCGGCTCTACACCGCCGGCGACCGGAAGGTGCTGCTCGACCCCTTCCTGCCCGAGCGGGCGGACGGGGTGGAGCATCTGAAGGCGCTGCAGGCGGAGGTGCATGAGAGCTTCAAGGCGATGGTGCGCGCCCGCCGCGGCGCCCGGCTCGCCGGACCGGAGGAGGAGCTGTTCTCCGGCGCCTTCTGGGCCGGTCGGCGGGCGAAGGCGCTGGGCCTGATCGACGGGATCGGCGACGCGCGGACGGTGCTGCGCGGCCGCTTCGGCGAGAAGGTGCGCCTGCGCGTCGTCCACGAGGAGCAGGGGCTGCTGCGCCGCGCCGGCCTGCGCGCCGCCGGCGCCGGGACGGGCGGCCCCGACATCGCCGCCCTGGCCGCCGCCCTGCCCGGAGCCGCCCTGGCGACCGTCGAGGAGCGGGCGCTGTGGGCGCGGTTCGGGCTGTAG
- a CDS encoding FitA-like ribbon-helix-helix domain-containing protein, with protein sequence MGHLILKDLDDGLVQRLQSRAAAHGRSPEEELRAILQETLSSPVDGQSDFWNRMAARRARLSAIPFPDSTALIREDRDRRAGLIPE encoded by the coding sequence ATGGGGCACCTGATCCTGAAGGACCTGGACGACGGCCTTGTTCAACGGCTGCAGAGCCGCGCCGCCGCCCACGGCCGCTCGCCGGAGGAGGAGTTGCGGGCGATCCTGCAGGAGACGCTGAGTTCGCCGGTGGACGGACAAAGCGATTTCTGGAACCGGATGGCTGCCCGCCGTGCCCGGCTCTCCGCCATTCCATTCCCCGACAGCACGGCCCTGATCCGTGAGGACCGCGACCGCCGTGCCGGCCTGATCCCCGAGTGA
- a CDS encoding type II toxin-antitoxin system VapC family toxin, which yields MGTSCAFIVDSSVAIKWAIPESGSDLAARLWSARLLAPDLMRIECANVLWRLVARYGLPRDEAVSALEELTTGPIVYHDTRALERDALELALALDHPVYDCCFLALARREGIPLVTEDRRLAGVVGRAPQAGVAVLTLAEAAAGLDRPTTPLPGNRPHAP from the coding sequence ATGGGAACGAGTTGCGCCTTCATCGTCGACAGCAGTGTCGCGATCAAATGGGCCATACCGGAAAGCGGTTCGGATCTGGCGGCAAGGCTGTGGTCGGCACGGCTGCTGGCGCCGGACCTGATGCGGATCGAGTGCGCCAACGTTCTTTGGCGGCTCGTCGCGCGCTACGGACTGCCACGGGACGAAGCGGTCAGCGCCCTTGAGGAGCTGACGACCGGCCCAATCGTCTATCATGATACCCGTGCGCTTGAGCGAGATGCCCTGGAGCTCGCCCTCGCGCTCGATCACCCGGTCTATGATTGCTGCTTCCTGGCGCTTGCCAGACGTGAAGGCATACCTTTGGTGACCGAGGATCGGCGCCTTGCCGGCGTCGTCGGGCGGGCGCCACAGGCGGGAGTGGCGGTGCTGACCCTCGCAGAGGCCGCCGCAGGGCTGGACCGGCCGACCACCCCTCTCCCCGGAAATCGTCCCCACGCCCCTTGA